The Triticum aestivum cultivar Chinese Spring chromosome 7B, IWGSC CS RefSeq v2.1, whole genome shotgun sequence genome window below encodes:
- the LOC123160481 gene encoding G-type lectin S-receptor-like serine/threonine-protein kinase At2g19130, producing MVFLATRLRRSPASKFDCTPTHNLWQVITATITMPLITATFMALALCFAPAPAVGAAATLSAPRPLRGNDTLVSAQGKFELGLFIPAGSSGDRFYLGIWYKNIPGQTIIWVGNRASPLSAVASAELRVSADDGNLELVGPTAASTSPVVVWSSNLSSSLSPGSNNTAEIHDNGNLVLVDGSNSSNVLWQSFDHPTDTLVPPEAWIGENKLTGEYQALTSWRNAQDPAPGIFSETLDPNGASEVFYMWNRSRVYWRTGVWMGQAFAKLPEATKNTIYNGTYVEPPAYRRVINVLYDNATITRSVLDPTGQAQMYIWMPTSQSWQPLWTGPMLQCDVYALCGAFGVCDQGGKLPCHCPPGFAPASEGDWTLNDWSGGCRRSSPLTCAHDGSRTDGFLMLPDVKLPDDSVTVGAAQSKVEYESACLKICSCQAYAFSVRECTVWYGELRNLQQLYLDSDSPGSDLYLRLSERGLQDLHSVDREKMGRKLWFVLGIILAGVAAVGASIILLAWRIVLARRRLVSMANENVTSLAVYSYGDLRAATKDFSERLGRGSFGSVYRGVLKRHKGDNSIRVQVAVKKLESLGRQGDKQFRMEVSTLGCIQHVNLVRLLGFCSSGDNKMLVYEYMPRGSLDGLLFRDGACLSWRHRYCIMLGVARGLAYLHHGCRECIIHCDVKPENILLDEDMSPRIADFGMAKLVGRDFSRALTTMRGTIGYLAPEWISGQPISAKADVYSFGMVLFELISGRRNSKGYSELEAARTGGSESSLPFFPVWAAGKVLKGEVGAVVDPRLRGEVMPKELERACRVACWCVQDEEAQRPTMAQVVQALEGAVHIQAPPVPRTLEHLVTLM from the exons ATGGTTTTTCTTGCCACCCGTCTCCGTCGTTCACCTGCCTCTAAATTCGACTGCACCCCCACTCATAATTTATGGCAGGTGATCACAGCCACCATCACCATGCCACTGATCACAGCCACTTTCATGGCCCTTGCCTTGTGCTTCGCCCCTGCACCTGCAGTGGGTGCAGCGGCGACACTCTCGGCGCCGCGTCCGCTGCGGGGCAACGACACGCTGGTCTCGGCACAGGGCAAGTTCGAGCTCGGCCTCTTCATCCCTGCTGGCAGCTCCGGCGACAGGTTCTACCTCGGGATCTGGTACAAGAACATCCCCGGCCAGACCATCATCTGGGTGGGCAACCGCGCGAGTCCACTATCTGCTGTCGCCTCCGCCGAGCTCCGTGTCTCCGCTGACGACGGCAACCTCGAGCTCGTCGGTCCCACCGCTGCCTCCACCTCGCCGGTCGTCGTGTGGTCTTCGAACCTGTCGTCTTCCTTGTCGCCGGGCTCAAACAACACGGCGGAGATCCACGACAACGGCAACCTGGTCCTTGTCGACGGCAGCAACTCCTCCAACGTGCTGTGGCAAAGCTTCGACCACCCGACGGACACGCTGGTGCCA CCAGAAGCGTGGATCGGGGAAAACAAGCTCACCGGCGAGTACCAGGCGTTGACATCGTGGCGGAACGCCCAGGACCCCGCGCCGGGGATCTTCAGCGAGACGCTCGACCCGAACGGCGCTAGCGAGGTCTTCTACATGTGGAACCGGTCCCGCGTGTACTGGCGGACCGGCGTCTGGATGGGCCAAGCCTTCGCGAAGCTGCCAGAGGCGACGAAAAACACCATCTACAACGGGACGTACGTCGAGCCGCCGGCGTACCGGCGCGTCATCAACGTGCTCTACGACAATGCAACCATAACACGCAGCGTGCTCGATCCCACCGGCCAGGCACAAATGTACATTTGGATGCCCACGAGCCAGAGCTGGCAGCCCTTGTGGACCGGTCCCATGTTGCAGTGCGACGTGTACGCGCTCTGCGGCGCATTCGGCGTTTGCGACCAGGGAGGCAAGCTACCTTGCCACTGTCCGCCCGGATTTGCCCCGGCGTCGGAGGGGGACTGGACGCTCAACGATTGGAGCGGTGGgtgccgccggagctcgccgctcACGTGCGCGCACGATGGATCAAGGACGGACGGGTTCCTGATGCTGCCAGACGTGAAACTTCCCGATGACTCGGTCACCGTGGGCGCTGCCCAGAGCAAAGTAGAGTACGAATCGGCTTGCCTAAAGATCTGCTCTTGCCAAGCCTATGCCTTCTCTGTCAGGGAGTGCACCGTCTGGTACGGAGAGCTCCGCAACCTTCAGCAGCTCTACTTGGACTCTGACAGCCCCGGGTCAGACCTGTACCTTCGGCTTTCAGAAAGAGGATTGCAAGATCTCCATAGCGTAGACAGGGAGAAAATGGGGAGAAAGTTATGGTTTGTCCTTGGCATCATATTGGCTGGTGTTGCAGCAGTGGGGGCATCGATCATACTACTAGCCTGGAGGATTGTTCTTGCCCGAAGGAGACTAGTCAGTATGGCAAATGAGAATGTAACCTCCTTGGCCGTGTACAGTTACGGCGACCTCCGTGCCGCAACGAAGGACTTCTCGGAGCGGCTGGGCCGCGGTAGCTTCGGCTCGGTGTACCGCGGTGTCCTGAAGCGGCATAAGGGAGACAACTCAATCAGAGTCCAGGTGGCAGTGAAGAAGCTTGAAAGTCTTGGGCGGCAGGGCGACAAGCAGTTCCGGATGGAAGTGAGCACGCTGGGCTGCATCCAACACGTGAACCTCGTCCGACTCCTCGGGTTCTGCTCGTCAGGCGACAATAAGATGCTCGTCTATGAGTACATGCCCAGAGGCTCCCTCGACGGCCTCCTCTTCCGTGACGGCGCGTGCCTGAGCTGGCGCCACCGGTACTGCATCATGCTCGGTGTGGCCAGAGGGCTGGCCTACCTGCACCACGGCTGCCGCGAATGCATCATACACTGCGACGTCAAGCCGGAGAACATCCTGCTGGACGAGGACATGTCGCCGAGGATCGCCGACTTTGGGATGGCGAAGCTGGTGGGGAGGGACTTCAGCCGCGCGCTGACGACTATGCGGGGCACCATCGGGTACCTGGCGCCGGAGTGGATCTCTGGGCAGCCTATCAGCGCTAAGGccgacgtgtacagcttcggcaTGGTGCTCTTTGAGCTCATCTCAGGACGACGTAACTCCAAAGGGTACAGTGAGTTGGAGGCGGCAAGGACTGGTGGGAGTGAgtcctccttgcccttcttcccaGTGTGGGCCGCCGGAAAGGTTTTGAAAGGTGAGGTGGGCGCCGTGGTTGACCCCCGGCTGCGCGGTGAGGTGATGCCAAAGGAGCTGGAGCGGGCGTGCAGGGTGGCATGCTGGTGCGTCCAGGACGAGGAGGCGCAACGCCCGACCATGGCGCAGGTCGTGCAGGCGCTGGAAGGCGCCGTCCACATCCAAGCGCCGCCGGTGCCACGAACGCTGGAGCACCTTGTCACCCTCATGTAA